A single window of Selenomonas sputigena DNA harbors:
- a CDS encoding MurR/RpiR family transcriptional regulator: MQLPERINLHLHELSDADKSIWRFIESHKETACRASIHDLARLCAVSSASVVRFAQKIGFEGFGEMKAVLKMELEERGKPDRDILTSLSQFYDQSWRELMARDYRGASRLVHEAHRVFAYASGYVQTNVMQELKRLFLYDNVFICEIAGREEFYSVYQTAGPDDLFVFISLSGESERVKEFSEKLNLKGVPLLAITQMQHNTLASRSTENLYVVPAAFNLPKSEERLPFKSMLAYFLLLEIFYVHYRLYRSEQENALTEA; the protein is encoded by the coding sequence ATGCAGCTTCCTGAGCGCATCAATCTTCACTTGCACGAACTCAGCGATGCCGACAAAAGCATCTGGCGCTTCATCGAGAGCCACAAGGAGACGGCCTGCCGCGCCTCCATTCATGACCTCGCGCGGCTCTGCGCCGTTTCGAGCGCGTCCGTCGTGCGCTTCGCGCAGAAGATCGGCTTCGAGGGCTTCGGCGAGATGAAGGCGGTGCTCAAGATGGAACTCGAAGAGCGCGGAAAGCCCGACCGCGACATCCTGACGTCGCTGAGCCAGTTCTACGATCAGTCATGGCGCGAACTCATGGCGCGCGACTATCGCGGCGCGAGCCGCCTCGTCCACGAGGCGCACCGCGTCTTCGCCTACGCTTCGGGCTATGTGCAGACGAACGTCATGCAGGAACTCAAGCGTCTCTTCCTCTACGACAATGTCTTCATCTGCGAGATCGCAGGGCGCGAGGAGTTCTATTCCGTCTATCAGACGGCGGGGCCGGACGATCTCTTCGTCTTCATCTCGCTTTCAGGCGAATCCGAGCGCGTCAAGGAGTTCTCCGAGAAGCTGAACCTCAAGGGCGTGCCGCTTCTCGCCATCACGCAGATGCAGCACAACACGCTCGCGAGCCGCTCGACAGAGAACCTCTACGTCGTGCCCGCCGCCTTCAACCTGCCCAAAAGCGAGGAGCGGCTGCCGTTCAAGTCCATGCTCGCCTACTTCCTGCTGCTTGAGATCTTCTACGTCCACTACCGTCTCTACCGCAGCGAGCAGGAAAATGCCCTTACAGAAGCCTAG
- a CDS encoding beta strand repeat-containing protein, which produces MVGKGKSRRRLALMVALALSAGGAYLPSGGGFLWQGSTAYAADVTVGVSEDQAGDVTGGTTDNNTVTIGAESGGLHPVIGGNVVGGTSANATGNTVTINSISATAAGNGTVFGGLATGTASNNTVNFKGGKAISLIGGATTGASGNATGNTVTVSGGDISYVWGGLARTAGAGSATGNTVTVNGGTFAAGGVIVGGGGMNNTVTGNMSNNIVTIAGGTMNSANTSTRYYIMGGDSRTTSSTSNGNTVNLGAADGTFTGNITRAEVWGTGYNRQAQANGSDKLKGNTLNVNASNIHVRFVRNFEKYNFNLTKGVAAGSAMLTTHDGGFGTNADVKWDNITLNAAGWNDDHTKYGRIGNVTLLQGSTGSDLNIAVDGSAAPTRSATSGDFEYRMSTDVTGMVSFNRVLANYVQANVDRFRNADATYNGTTAMTFNPAGGAAVQGIVGGYSNLGNTTTNNKLLVKSLPGSHLAIAAGGYTAGTSGNATNNHVTVDITGSFGVQNVYGSTILNTSNAGTGFRQHGDAHQRHGAGYIWRLYARHGCGHGQYGDHRERAGSGLPLWRLYRE; this is translated from the coding sequence ATGGTCGGTAAGGGGAAATCAAGAAGACGGCTCGCGCTTATGGTGGCGCTTGCTCTGTCCGCTGGGGGGGCATATCTACCCAGTGGAGGAGGCTTTCTGTGGCAGGGCTCGACGGCGTATGCGGCGGATGTGACGGTTGGCGTGTCGGAGGATCAAGCCGGCGATGTTACGGGCGGCACGACGGATAACAATACAGTCACAATCGGTGCAGAGAGCGGCGGGCTTCATCCTGTCATCGGCGGCAATGTTGTGGGCGGTACGTCGGCGAACGCGACGGGCAATACCGTCACCATCAACAGCATCAGTGCAACGGCAGCGGGCAATGGTACAGTCTTTGGCGGCCTGGCCACGGGTACGGCCTCGAATAATACGGTCAATTTCAAAGGCGGCAAGGCGATTTCTCTGATCGGTGGAGCGACCACGGGTGCGTCCGGCAATGCGACGGGCAATACCGTCACCGTCTCGGGCGGCGACATCTCCTATGTATGGGGCGGCTTGGCGCGCACTGCCGGCGCAGGCAGCGCCACGGGCAATACGGTCACGGTCAACGGCGGCACATTTGCCGCAGGTGGCGTTATTGTCGGCGGAGGCGGAATGAACAATACCGTGACGGGCAATATGTCGAACAACATCGTCACGATCGCAGGCGGCACGATGAACTCGGCGAATACTTCGACGAGATATTACATCATGGGCGGCGATTCGCGTACAACGTCCAGCACGTCGAACGGCAATACGGTCAATCTCGGTGCGGCAGACGGCACGTTTACGGGAAATATTACCCGCGCAGAGGTTTGGGGCACAGGATACAACCGGCAGGCACAGGCGAACGGCAGCGATAAGCTCAAGGGTAATACGCTCAATGTCAATGCGTCGAACATTCACGTCCGTTTTGTGCGCAATTTCGAGAAATACAATTTCAACCTCACGAAGGGAGTTGCGGCCGGATCCGCCATGCTCACAACACATGACGGAGGGTTTGGTACGAATGCCGATGTCAAATGGGATAACATCACGCTTAATGCGGCGGGATGGAACGATGACCATACGAAATACGGGCGCATCGGCAACGTTACACTGCTGCAAGGTTCGACGGGCAGCGATCTGAATATTGCTGTGGATGGAAGTGCCGCTCCGACGAGGTCGGCAACGAGCGGTGACTTCGAGTATCGGATGTCCACAGATGTCACGGGAATGGTGTCCTTTAACCGTGTGCTTGCGAACTATGTGCAGGCAAACGTCGATCGCTTCCGGAACGCCGACGCGACGTATAACGGCACGACTGCCATGACGTTCAATCCCGCAGGTGGCGCTGCCGTACAGGGGATTGTGGGCGGCTATTCGAATCTCGGCAATACGACCACGAACAACAAACTGCTTGTAAAATCTCTCCCAGGCAGCCACCTTGCGATTGCGGCAGGCGGCTATACGGCGGGCACAAGCGGCAATGCAACCAATAACCATGTGACGGTGGACATCACGGGTTCATTTGGTGTGCAAAATGTCTATGGCAGCACAATCCTCAATACGAGCAATGCGGGCACGGGTTTCCGGCAGCACGGCGACGCTCACCAACGGCATGGTGCAGGATATATATGGCGGCTATACGCTCGGCACGGGTGCGGTCACGGGCAATACGGCGACCATCGGGAACGGGCAGGCAGTGGGCTCCCTTTATGGCGGCTATATCGAGAATAG
- a CDS encoding autotransporter outer membrane beta-barrel domain-containing protein produces MVQDIYGGYTLGTGAVTGNTATIGNGQAVGSLYGGYIENSTSTAEASGNHAILNGGKVSNLRGGGTAGSGDATNNAVLISGGEVAYVQGGMASGGAATNNTVTIAGGKVTSFVAAGWANGNQSNNTVNLGDGTTATLKTGTDLSTASIYGAKSGGGSRADNTLNIKASGITVKEVDAFDTYNFVLNDKIAAGSTMLHLVQGGLGTGALDWSKVKADETGLGAWMAAQTARSIELTLVEGATANSLSFTGGSGVYSTAGNYEIGITTNTGTNTAQKLLLGANQFKNVTEAQATYDGTTPPTLVGSDKEVCGGLSKYGNTTENNQLKITGVAAGDSIKAYGGKTEQHPTIATGGSKNNSVTVEDTGTGTITMLYGGYTRARGAADGAVTGNTVTVKKGTVNNVFGGENVWAANSNDVTDNTVTIDGGALISVTGGSASGAGTVSGNTVTFNGGTVNTLKGGQSSNASGKVNANTVTITGGTVTGEVYGGYTTGAGKTTNNTVNLGDGTAATLAAGTNLSAATLAGGNDAGDVTGNTLNVKARNVAVDKVKNFETYKFFLHANTPQEATMLTIAQDGFGGSTARIDQDIALDGLAEWSEANKNRIFSRVELIKSGVAGALKLSDRDAYIGAADGLERSVTVDDEATENGGTVEATSVYLRMNRFKDGRQNYNGAEAPVMADGESEVYGGVSYHGNKTENNELTVTGTPGGGELYAVYGGKTAGAAGGSENNTVNVELESGKIKNVYGGFIGDEANAADVVGNKVNLKKGEVGIPFSAALYGGYTEGTGTAKDNIVTITGGEAKGFVTGGWAKVAGNATGNRVVLENGKVRQIFGGWAAKKAADNTVLVKNATVTVGVRGAYGKEDTSNNVVTVENSTVRDSVIAAYLESGDVATGNKVRIDGGQVNKDVWGAYGKSGATVTENEVTIKDAAIGDTVFGGHSINAGKASGNTVTIEGSASVGGPVYAGYIQGNGEASNNKLRIKGGTFAKNVYGGYSLSNGKVENNEVTITGGAFSKDVYGGFSGAPSGRTTGNIVNLGDGTTERLAEGTNLENTTIYGGSGTVITGNTLNVKAKDIKVKTAKNFSKYVFHLTDDIARNGTGSGAMLTFKGTDGFGETVNWNRLDIDTSKLSGDTVIGKATLLRSDAANALRFSAYTGRDKTTAVTNGDYETALRTDTNTGTASEVLLDYNRFQNNTDATYDGSTAAYTMPHDDGTSTSEIYGGISYVGNTTKSNHLTITNLSADIDAVYGGKNAGAAGDSTGNSVTVEGTGTHALKNVYGGYINNAASAGATGNTVTVTGGTIAGDIYAGYTAGGGLTTGNTVNLGDGTNAVAAGARVAGTIYGGSKDLATDNTLNVKGTMTAGNIKNFENVVFHLNNTMQSGDTLLTLNDGSATTRLDWAKVKLGSVITPESKSYEAYRLTLLHNEAGLDFTKPGVGAADTLGVRGETNGNFELAIDTDTHLARAKSILLEGYQFQNNETAEYTAADATHVAAWGGRSAIGNTVTNNTLTMTGGELTTAAYGGLNSAASGAVTKNRLILQGGKTAAAYGGYGAAAVTGNTVTLAGAEVTGDLYGGYSTGGNAADNTVTITGGKAAGNIYAGYTTGAGKTTGNTVNLGDGTAATLATGTDLSAATLYGGSNAGDVTGNTLNVKAKDAAAKKAQNFENYTFHLTDHIAADKPKSGVVDDTFTKSRGTMLTLAEGFDGQTADWSKVTVDTSKLSADKTLGAITLMKSTAANKLKFSNYAAKNHAVSGDYEVVQRTDTNTSEANAVLIDVNRFRNGDVTYHNGDNNAKTYAGVSYGGNTAEGNAFTLKGISEGKTLQYVSGGRSEGTAGGAVKNTVNLLSTGKGTLEEVYGGYVGSVANAADVTENTVNIAGGTAKNVYGGYTRGTGKTVKNTVNIGYTDEAGVFHDVADGAKITGTIYGGSGSDATGNVLNVSGKIAAGNIKNFESVKFHVRDTMASGTTLLTLDGAAATEGLDWTNVTLDEFKPAVKSYEAYRLTLMANEKGIDFRKGGVDTYAPIGAKGVTKGDYEAVLDTDTHVAQAKAVNAEIYRFHGNTATYGEADSAHDAAWGGRSVLGNDATDNTLTISGGTLKDAYGGWSTGKKADGTSGKTTGNTVNFTGGTVTGTIYGGNNGAAGNTLNVTGIQSAGDIKNFEKLHFDTSMAKAGDTILTLNGGKKTTGLDWQKVETTGLDEASLATRTGVAREELFSLMANDKGIDFGTTYDKAKEKTVGDYEYAIAKEADAAKGAAAEKVVVRGFRFQNNADSVYETGDNKAAWGGRSIIGNTVQRNKLTVKGGTLTEAAYGGLSAKGAVTDNTLVLAGGTLKNAYGGFVEGAGDATKNTVEVQKDTQAQIYGGYAAQGEASGNILNLGAVNIGANVYGGSGKKTDGNVINLFGTKIKGTVTCGTAADGKANVLAIRAAGTEIGDFKGIQNLKFYLPEGAKSSMATMLRLGVKDKDIKGLNVDLNLSGAAKTLKREDVFSLMKVAEGGTLTTDEKIKGEVTGTQGVSLDYKFRVQKKGADELIAAVESVKMKDATKSLAETRTTATDVLGGGMTMIADAGVSAAVQAAASANANTQVEAAPMATNKAPSAKAASAANVQSGAYTAWAAQGGSSVRIHSGSYVDTHGYTLNVGFARKQDGKDSTLTFGPFVEYGRASYDSYLEDAAGTHGSGKVSYIGAGVLARQDLKSGLYLEGSVRGGRIKSDYEGNISGTSTSYDISNPYYAIHLGVGKETKLKAGDALETYLKYFFSHQNGTSGKLSTGEDYDFDAVNSHRLRLGARYTHDMGEEGKFYAGLAWEYEFNGEARATYQGMATPSPSLKGGSAMLELGYRFTPKKSRVSYDVNFSGWQGKREGFSGSVGVNWAF; encoded by the coding sequence ATGGTGCAGGATATATATGGCGGCTATACGCTCGGCACGGGTGCGGTCACGGGCAATACGGCGACCATCGGGAACGGGCAGGCAGTGGGCTCCCTTTATGGCGGCTATATCGAGAATAGTACGAGTACGGCAGAGGCATCGGGCAATCACGCGATCCTGAACGGGGGCAAAGTTTCCAATCTTCGCGGCGGCGGCACGGCGGGCAGCGGTGATGCAACGAATAATGCCGTGCTCATCAGCGGCGGGGAAGTCGCTTATGTTCAAGGCGGTATGGCGAGTGGCGGCGCTGCAACGAATAATACCGTCACGATTGCGGGCGGCAAGGTTACGAGCTTCGTCGCGGCAGGCTGGGCGAACGGCAATCAGAGCAACAATACGGTCAACCTCGGCGACGGTACGACGGCGACGCTCAAGACGGGTACTGACCTGAGCACAGCGAGTATCTACGGCGCCAAATCGGGCGGCGGTTCTCGTGCGGATAATACGCTCAATATCAAGGCGTCGGGCATTACCGTGAAAGAAGTGGATGCCTTTGATACCTATAATTTTGTCCTGAACGATAAGATTGCGGCGGGTTCGACGATGCTGCATCTCGTGCAGGGTGGCCTTGGTACGGGCGCACTTGACTGGTCGAAGGTCAAGGCGGACGAGACGGGACTCGGTGCGTGGATGGCGGCGCAGACGGCGCGTTCGATAGAGCTGACGCTTGTCGAGGGCGCGACGGCGAACTCGCTGAGTTTCACGGGCGGCAGCGGCGTATACAGCACGGCGGGCAATTATGAGATCGGCATCACGACGAATACCGGCACGAATACGGCACAGAAGCTCCTCCTTGGTGCGAATCAGTTCAAGAATGTGACCGAAGCGCAAGCGACATACGACGGGACAACGCCGCCGACGCTTGTCGGCAGTGATAAGGAAGTCTGCGGCGGGCTTTCGAAGTACGGCAATACAACGGAAAACAATCAGCTCAAGATTACGGGCGTTGCTGCGGGCGATTCGATCAAGGCCTACGGCGGCAAGACAGAGCAGCATCCGACCATCGCGACGGGCGGCTCTAAGAATAACTCCGTGACGGTCGAGGACACGGGAACGGGCACGATCACGATGCTTTACGGCGGCTATACGCGTGCGCGGGGCGCGGCGGACGGCGCGGTGACGGGCAACACGGTCACGGTCAAGAAGGGGACGGTCAACAATGTCTTTGGCGGTGAAAATGTCTGGGCGGCGAACAGCAACGATGTCACGGACAATACGGTCACCATCGACGGCGGAGCGCTCATCAGCGTGACGGGCGGCAGTGCCTCGGGCGCGGGCACGGTGAGCGGCAACACGGTGACGTTCAACGGCGGTACGGTCAACACGCTCAAGGGCGGACAGTCCTCCAATGCGAGCGGCAAGGTCAATGCGAATACGGTCACGATCACGGGCGGCACGGTGACGGGCGAGGTCTACGGCGGCTACACGACGGGCGCGGGCAAGACGACGAACAACACCGTGAACCTCGGCGACGGCACGGCCGCGACGCTCGCGGCGGGCACGAATCTCTCAGCCGCGACGCTTGCGGGCGGCAACGATGCGGGTGATGTGACGGGCAACACGCTGAATGTCAAGGCGAGGAATGTCGCAGTCGACAAGGTGAAGAATTTCGAGACGTACAAGTTCTTCCTCCATGCGAACACGCCGCAGGAAGCCACGATGCTGACGATCGCGCAGGACGGCTTCGGCGGCAGCACCGCCCGCATCGATCAGGACATCGCGTTGGACGGCCTTGCGGAATGGAGCGAGGCGAACAAGAACCGCATTTTTTCGCGCGTGGAGCTCATCAAGAGCGGTGTGGCAGGCGCGCTCAAGCTGTCTGACCGCGATGCGTACATCGGCGCGGCGGACGGCCTCGAGCGCAGCGTGACGGTGGACGACGAGGCGACGGAGAACGGCGGCACGGTGGAAGCGACCTCGGTCTATCTGCGCATGAATCGCTTCAAGGATGGCAGGCAGAACTATAACGGTGCAGAAGCACCCGTCATGGCGGATGGGGAGAGCGAGGTCTACGGCGGCGTTTCCTACCACGGGAACAAGACGGAGAACAACGAGCTGACTGTGACGGGAACACCGGGCGGCGGCGAGCTGTACGCCGTCTACGGCGGAAAGACTGCGGGCGCGGCGGGCGGCTCGGAAAACAATACAGTGAACGTCGAGCTGGAAAGCGGCAAGATCAAAAACGTCTACGGCGGATTTATCGGGGATGAGGCAAATGCAGCCGATGTCGTCGGCAACAAGGTCAACCTGAAGAAAGGCGAGGTCGGCATCCCTTTCAGCGCCGCGCTTTACGGCGGCTACACGGAAGGCACGGGCACGGCGAAAGACAATATCGTCACGATCACCGGCGGCGAGGCCAAGGGCTTTGTGACTGGCGGCTGGGCGAAGGTTGCCGGAAATGCGACAGGCAATCGTGTCGTGCTGGAAAACGGCAAGGTCAGACAAATTTTTGGCGGATGGGCAGCGAAAAAAGCGGCAGATAATACTGTTTTGGTTAAAAATGCCACGGTTACCGTCGGCGTTCGCGGTGCCTATGGCAAGGAGGACACGAGCAACAATGTTGTGACCGTTGAAAACAGCACGGTTCGGGACAGTGTAATCGCCGCCTACCTTGAAAGCGGCGACGTGGCAACGGGGAACAAGGTTCGTATCGACGGGGGGCAGGTCAACAAGGACGTCTGGGGGGCTTACGGCAAGTCGGGCGCGACCGTAACGGAAAACGAAGTGACGATCAAGGATGCGGCGATCGGTGATACGGTCTTTGGGGGTCATTCCATCAATGCCGGCAAGGCGTCCGGCAATACGGTCACGATCGAGGGCAGCGCTTCGGTGGGCGGCCCTGTCTATGCCGGCTATATCCAGGGCAATGGGGAAGCATCGAACAATAAGCTCAGAATCAAGGGCGGCACTTTCGCGAAAAATGTCTACGGGGGATATTCCCTTTCCAATGGGAAAGTGGAGAACAACGAGGTCACGATCACGGGCGGCGCTTTTTCAAAGGATGTCTACGGCGGTTTTTCCGGCGCCCCCTCGGGCAGGACGACGGGCAATATTGTCAACCTCGGCGACGGCACGACGGAGCGTCTTGCAGAGGGGACAAACCTCGAGAATACGACGATCTACGGCGGCAGCGGTACGGTCATCACAGGCAATACCCTGAACGTCAAGGCAAAGGATATCAAGGTCAAGACGGCAAAGAACTTCAGCAAGTATGTCTTCCATCTGACGGACGATATCGCGCGGAACGGAACGGGCAGCGGCGCAATGCTCACGTTCAAGGGGACGGACGGCTTCGGCGAGACAGTTAATTGGAACAGGCTCGACATCGACACATCGAAGCTTTCGGGCGACACGGTCATCGGCAAGGCGACGCTCCTCAGGAGCGATGCGGCGAATGCGCTGCGCTTCTCGGCCTATACGGGTCGCGACAAGACGACGGCCGTGACGAACGGCGACTACGAGACGGCGCTGCGCACGGATACGAACACGGGTACGGCGAGCGAAGTCCTCCTCGACTACAACCGCTTCCAAAACAATACGGACGCAACGTACGACGGGTCAACTGCGGCGTACACGATGCCGCATGACGACGGGACTTCGACGAGCGAAATCTACGGCGGTATCTCTTATGTAGGGAATACGACGAAGAGCAATCATCTGACGATCACCAATCTGAGCGCCGATATCGACGCCGTTTACGGCGGCAAGAATGCGGGCGCGGCGGGCGACTCCACGGGCAACAGCGTGACGGTCGAAGGAACGGGTACGCATGCACTGAAGAATGTCTACGGCGGTTACATCAACAATGCCGCGAGCGCGGGCGCGACGGGGAATACCGTCACGGTCACGGGCGGCACGATTGCGGGAGATATCTATGCGGGTTATACAGCAGGCGGAGGCTTGACGACAGGCAATACGGTCAACCTCGGTGACGGAACGAACGCCGTCGCCGCGGGTGCACGCGTCGCAGGTACGATTTACGGCGGCAGCAAGGATCTGGCGACGGACAACACGCTGAACGTCAAGGGCACGATGACGGCGGGCAATATCAAAAATTTTGAGAACGTCGTATTCCACCTCAACAATACGATGCAGTCGGGCGATACGCTGCTTACACTCAATGACGGCAGTGCAACGACGCGGCTGGATTGGGCAAAGGTCAAGCTGGGGTCTGTCATTACCCCGGAGAGCAAGAGCTATGAGGCGTACCGCCTGACGCTTCTCCATAACGAAGCCGGGCTGGACTTCACGAAGCCCGGCGTGGGCGCGGCGGATACGCTCGGCGTGCGGGGGGAGACGAACGGGAATTTTGAGCTTGCCATAGATACGGATACGCATCTGGCAAGGGCGAAGAGCATTCTCCTGGAAGGCTATCAGTTCCAAAACAATGAAACGGCGGAGTATACGGCCGCAGATGCGACGCATGTGGCGGCATGGGGCGGGCGCTCGGCCATCGGCAACACCGTCACGAACAATACCCTCACCATGACGGGCGGCGAACTGACGACAGCGGCTTACGGCGGTCTGAATTCTGCCGCCTCCGGCGCTGTGACGAAGAACCGTCTCATTCTGCAGGGCGGCAAGACCGCAGCGGCTTATGGCGGCTACGGCGCTGCTGCGGTGACAGGCAATACCGTCACGCTTGCAGGCGCGGAAGTCACAGGCGATCTCTACGGGGGATACAGCACGGGCGGCAATGCTGCGGACAACACCGTTACGATTACGGGAGGCAAGGCTGCGGGCAATATCTACGCGGGCTACACGACGGGCGCGGGCAAGACGACGGGCAACACCGTGAACCTCGGCGACGGTACGGCCGCGACGCTCGCGACGGGTACGGATCTTTCGGCTGCGACGCTCTACGGCGGCAGCAATGCAGGCGACGTCACGGGCAACACACTGAATGTCAAGGCGAAGGATGCGGCGGCAAAGAAGGCGCAGAACTTCGAGAACTATACGTTCCATCTGACTGACCATATTGCCGCCGATAAGCCGAAGAGCGGGGTCGTCGACGACACCTTCACCAAGAGTCGCGGCACGATGCTGACGCTTGCAGAAGGTTTCGACGGACAGACGGCGGACTGGAGCAAGGTCACGGTCGATACGTCGAAGCTCTCCGCAGACAAGACGCTCGGCGCGATCACGCTGATGAAGAGCACGGCGGCGAACAAGCTGAAGTTCTCGAACTACGCGGCGAAGAATCATGCCGTGAGCGGCGACTATGAGGTCGTCCAGCGCACGGACACGAATACGAGCGAGGCGAACGCCGTCCTTATCGATGTGAACCGCTTCCGAAACGGCGACGTCACCTATCATAACGGCGACAACAATGCTAAGACCTACGCTGGCGTTTCCTACGGCGGCAATACGGCGGAAGGAAACGCGTTCACGCTCAAGGGAATCTCCGAGGGTAAGACGCTCCAGTACGTTTCGGGCGGACGCTCGGAGGGGACTGCGGGCGGTGCGGTCAAGAACACCGTGAACCTTTTGAGTACGGGCAAGGGAACGCTTGAAGAGGTCTACGGCGGTTACGTCGGCAGCGTAGCGAATGCGGCGGATGTGACGGAGAATACCGTTAACATCGCGGGCGGTACGGCAAAGAACGTCTACGGCGGCTACACGCGCGGCACGGGAAAGACGGTGAAGAACACCGTCAACATCGGCTATACGGACGAGGCGGGCGTGTTCCATGATGTCGCTGACGGCGCGAAAATCACGGGCACGATCTACGGCGGCAGCGGCAGCGACGCCACGGGTAATGTCCTGAATGTCAGCGGCAAGATCGCGGCAGGCAACATCAAGAACTTCGAGAGCGTCAAGTTCCATGTCAGAGACACGATGGCGAGCGGCACGACGCTCCTGACGCTCGACGGTGCGGCTGCGACCGAGGGTCTTGACTGGACGAATGTCACGCTTGATGAATTCAAGCCTGCGGTCAAGAGTTACGAAGCGTACCGCCTGACGCTCATGGCGAATGAAAAGGGCATCGACTTCCGCAAGGGCGGTGTTGACACTTATGCGCCCATCGGCGCCAAGGGCGTGACCAAGGGCGACTATGAGGCTGTCCTTGACACGGATACGCATGTGGCGCAGGCAAAGGCCGTCAACGCAGAAATCTATCGCTTCCATGGCAACACGGCGACATACGGCGAAGCCGACAGCGCACACGATGCAGCATGGGGCGGGCGCTCCGTACTTGGCAACGATGCGACGGACAACACTCTGACGATCTCGGGCGGTACGCTCAAGGACGCCTACGGCGGCTGGTCGACGGGTAAGAAGGCCGACGGCACGTCGGGAAAGACCACGGGCAACACCGTGAACTTCACGGGCGGTACGGTCACGGGGACGATCTATGGCGGCAACAACGGCGCGGCGGGAAATACGCTGAACGTCACGGGAATACAGAGCGCGGGAGACATCAAGAACTTCGAGAAGCTCCACTTCGACACGAGTATGGCGAAGGCCGGCGACACGATCTTGACGCTCAACGGCGGCAAGAAGACAACGGGGCTTGATTGGCAGAAGGTTGAAACCACAGGCCTTGACGAAGCCTCCCTTGCGACGCGCACGGGTGTGGCGCGTGAAGAATTGTTCTCGCTGATGGCGAATGACAAGGGGATTGACTTCGGCACGACCTACGACAAGGCGAAGGAAAAGACCGTTGGCGATTATGAATACGCGATTGCCAAGGAAGCCGATGCGGCGAAGGGCGCGGCGGCGGAAAAGGTCGTCGTGCGCGGCTTCCGCTTCCAGAACAATGCGGACTCTGTCTATGAGACGGGCGACAACAAGGCGGCTTGGGGCGGACGCTCCATCATCGGCAACACTGTGCAGCGGAACAAGCTGACCGTCAAGGGCGGCACGCTGACGGAGGCGGCCTACGGCGGTCTGAGCGCCAAGGGCGCGGTCACGGACAATACCCTCGTACTCGCCGGCGGCACGCTCAAAAATGCTTACGGTGGCTTTGTCGAGGGCGCGGGCGATGCCACGAAGAACACCGTCGAGGTGCAGAAGGACACGCAGGCGCAAATCTATGGCGGTTATGCCGCGCAGGGCGAAGCTTCGGGCAACATCCTTAACCTCGGTGCCGTCAACATCGGCGCGAACGTCTACGGCGGCTCGGGTAAGAAGACCGACGGCAATGTCATCAACCTCTTCGGCACGAAGATCAAGGGTACTGTCACGTGCGGCACGGCGGCGGACGGCAAGGCGAACGTCCTCGCCATTCGCGCCGCCGGCACGGAGATCGGTGACTTCAAGGGCATTCAGAACCTCAAGTTCTACCTGCCCGAAGGGGCGAAATCTTCCATGGCGACGATGCTGAGGCTCGGCGTCAAGGACAAGGACATCAAGGGTCTGAACGTTGACCTCAACCTCTCGGGCGCGGCCAAGACGCTCAAGCGCGAGGATGTCTTCAGTCTCATGAAGGTTGCTGAAGGCGGCACGTTGACGACGGACGAGAAGATCAAGGGCGAGGTCACGGGTACGCAGGGCGTATCGCTCGACTACAAGTTCCGCGTGCAGAAGAAGGGCGCGGATGAATTGATCGCCGCTGTCGAGAGTGTAAAGATGAAGGACGCGACGAAGTCCCTCGCGGAGACGAGGACGACGGCGACGGACGTCTTGGGAGGCGGCATGACGATGATCGCCGATGCGGGCGTCTCCGCCGCTGTCCAAGCGGCAGCCTCCGCCAATGCCAACACTCAGGTCGAGGCCGCTCCCATGGCGACAAACAAGGCGCCGAGTGCAAAGGCGGCATCTGCAGCAAATGTGCAGTCGGGCGCATACACGGCATGGGCGGCGCAGGGAGGCTCCTCCGTGCGCATCCATTCGGGCTCCTACGTCGACACGCACGGCTACACGCTGAATGTCGGCTTCGCAAGAAAGCAGGATGGCAAGGACAGCACGCTGACCTTTGGGCCATTCGTCGAATACGGCAGGGCGAGCTACGACTCTTACCTTGAGGATGCGGCGGGCACGCACGGCAGCGGCAAGGTCAGCTACATCGGCGCAGGTGTCCTCGCAAGGCAGGATCTGAAGAGCGGCCTCTACCTCGAAGGAAGCGTGCGCGGCGGACGCATCAAGAGCGACTACGAGGGCAACATTTCCGGCACGTCCACGAGCTACGAC